One Isoptericola dokdonensis DS-3 genomic window, CGATGGACCCGCCGCCCCGGGCCCGCAGGGCCGCGACGACGGCACGGCAGCCGAGGTAGACGCCGGTGAGGTTGACGGCGATGACGGCGTCCCACTTGGCCCGGGGGTAGTGCTCGATCGGCCCGGCGTTCGCGATGCCCGCGTTGTTGACGAGCACGTCCAGGCCGCCCCAACCGGCCACGACGTCCGCCACGACGGCGGCCCAGCCGTCCTCGTCGGTGACGTCCAGGCGGGCGAACCGCACCCGGTCGCCGAGGTCGGCGGCGAGCGCGCTCCCCTCGTCCTCCAGCAGGTCGGCGACGACGACGCGCGCACCGGCGTCGTGCAGCGCGCGCACGTACGCGGCACCGATGCCGCGTGCCCCGCCGGTGACCAGGGCGACACGGCCGGAGAGGTCGAACAGGGTGGTGGCCGCCGCGGTCACGACGCGACCTGCACGACGAGGCGGCCCGTGGTGGCGCCGGTCGCGAGCAGCTCGACCGCCTCGGGGGCCTTGTCGAACGGCACGACGTCGGCGACGACCGGACGGATCACCCCGTCGGCGGCGAGCCGGACGAGCTCGGCGTGCGCGGTGTCGACGAGCGCGGGGTCGCGCTGCGCGTACAGGCCCCAGTGCAGGCCGACGACGGAGTAGTTCTTCACCAGGGCGTGGTTGGCGCGCACCGGCGGGATCTGGCCGCTGGCGAACCCGACGACGACGATCCGCCCCTCGAACGCGACGCACTTCGTGGACGCCTCGAACGAGGCCCCGCCCACGGGGTCGAACACGACGTCGGCACCGTGGCCGCCGGTGATCTCCTTGACCGCGGCGGCGACGTCGTCGGAACGCAGCAGGACGTGCTCCGCGCCGGCGGCACGGGCGACGGCGGCCTTGGCGTCGCTGCCGACCACCCCGATCACCCGGGCGCCCGCCGCCCGGCCGAGCTGGCAGGCCGCCGTGCCCACGCCACCCGCGGCGGCGTGCACGAGCAGGGTCTCCCCGGCGGCGAGCCCGGCGCGACGGTGCAGGCCGAACCACGCGGTCTGGTAGGCGACCGTCAGCGCGGCGGCCTGCGCGTCGTCGAGCGGGGCGGGCGCGGGGTGCAGCAGGGCGGCGGGGAGGACGACCTCCTCGGCGAGCACGCCGATGTGGGACCCGACGACCCGGTCGCCGACGGCGACGCGGTCGACCCCGGCGCCGACGGCCGTGACCTCGCCGCACAGCTCGATGCCCGGCACGAACGGCGGCTCGGGGCGGACCTGGTACTGCCCGCGCGCCAGGAGCACGTCGGGGAAGTTCACCGCGACGGCCAGGACGCGGACGGACGCCTCGCCGGGCCCGGGCGGCGGGACCTCGACGTCGTCGAGGCTCATCACCTCGGTGGGTTCGCCGGTGCGGTGCACGCGCCAGGCGCGGGTGGTGCGGGTCATCCGTCCTCCACGGTGATGCTTCGCAGGAAGAGGTCGGCGAGCTGGCTCGCCACCTCGGTCTTGGACTCTGGTCCCGACGGCGAGTACCAGTACGACAGGTAGTGCACGTCGGAGTAGAAGTGGGCGATGAGCACGGGCCGCGGGACGTCCGTGCGCACCACGCCCTCGGCCTGCGCGCGGGCCACGAGCGCCGCGAACTCGTCGTGGTACTCGCGCCGACGACGGGTCACCTCCTGGTTCCGCGCCGGGGTCAGCATGTGCATGCTCCGGAAGAACACCGTGCCCTCGGGCATGAGGTCGATGGACGTCTCGACGACGTCGACGCAGACGGCCCGGATGACGTCGAGGGTCGCGCCGCCCTGCGCGACGATCTCGTCGAGGCGGCGCTTCTGGAGCGTGAGGATCCGGTCGTAGATGGCGAAGAGCAGGTCGTCCTTCGACTGGAAGTAGTGGTACATGGCGCCCTTGGTGACGCCGGCGGCCTCGACGATCTGCTGGACGCTGGTGGTGGCGTAGCCCTGGCTCGCGAAGAGGTCCAGGGCAGCCTTCAGCACGGCGTCGGCGACGGGGGTGGTCTTCATGAGGACATCCTTCACCCGAGCGGCAGGATCGACGCGCCACCGTCGATCCGGAGTGTCTGGCCGGTGATCCACGCCGCGTCCGACGACAGCAGGAACGCGACGGGGCCGGCGACGTCCGCGGGCTCGCCGAGCCGCCGGAGGGGGTACCCGGCGGCCACCTCCTCCTCACGGTCGACGTAGAGCGCCTCGGCGAGGCGGGTCCGCACGACGGCGGGGGCCACGGCGTTGACCCGCAGGCGCGGGGCGAGCTCGTGGGCGAGCTGTGCGGTCAGGTTGATGAGCGCCGCCTTGGAGACGCCGTAGAACGCGATGTTCGGGCTCGCGGTGGTGCCGGCGATCGACGCCGTGTTCACGACGGAGTCCGCCAGCCCGGCCGCGACGGCGTCGCGCGTCCACTCCAGGGCGGCGACGACGTTGACGTCGATGATCTTGCGGATCACGGACGGCTCGGTCTCCAGCGCGGGCCCCCAGGCGGGGTTGATGCCCGCGTTGTTGACCAGGTGGTCGAGTCGGCCGTGCCGCTCGAGGGTGTGGGCGAGCACCTCGTCGCGGTGCGCCGGGTCGTCGGCCTTGCCGGCGACGGCGGAGGCATGATCCTCCCCCAGCTGCGCGACGGCCGCGGCGAGGCTGTCGGCCTTGCGCCCCGTGAGCACGACCCGTCCGCCCTCGGCGACGATCCGCTCGGCCACGGCATAGCCGATGCCGCGGCTGCCGCCGGTGATGATCGTGACCTTGTCCTCGAACCTGCGCACCCGTCACCCCGTCGAACGTCGTCGTCCCGGTCGCCACCACCGCCTGGCGTACCGTCTGGTCGGTTTGTGATGCCGACTCTAGCACCGCTCGGCGTCGCGCGGGACCGCCGACCGGGCGGAACCGGCCCGGCACCCACGTTGCCCCCGCGAGGAGGTCGCGGCAGGGTGGGGCCATGGACTTCACGCGCCCGATCCCCCCGGACCCGTACTCCCTGCTCCCCGTCCCGGCGACGTTCACCCTGACCAGCCCCGACCTCACCGACGGGGCGGCGATGTCGGCCGAGCACGCCGTGGACGGCGGCAACACCTCCCCCGAGCTGTCCTGGTCCGGCTTCCCTGCCGACACGCGGTCGTTCGTCGTGAGCTGCTTCGACCCCGACGCGCCGACGCCCTCGGGCTACTGGCACTGGCACCTGCTGGACGTGCCCGCGGACGTGACCTCGCTGCCGCGCGGCGCCGGGTCCGCGGACGGCGCGCTCCTCCCGGCCGGAGCGTTCCAGCTCACCTCCGACGGCGGCCAGGAGGGCTTCGAGGGTGCCGGTCCGCCGCCCGGGGACCACGCGCACCGCTACGTGTTCGCGGTGCACGCGCTCGACGTCGACTCCCTCGGCCTGTCGACCGACAACACGAACGTGCACGCCGCGTTCAACGTCTACTTCCACACCCTCGCCCGGGCCACCCTCACCGGGACGTACCAGCGATGAACGACCCGACCGCCGCGCTCCTGCCCACCCTGGGCGACCTCGACTGGGTGCCCGCGGTCGGGCGCCCCGACCTGCTGGCGGACCCGGTCGCGGCGGTGCTGACCGCGTGGGCCGGCGTCGACGACCGGGCCGCGACGAGCGTCGCGGTGGCCGAGATCGACCCCGACCACGCGGACACCGCCACCCTCAACACCGTGCACGGGCTGCCGCCCGAGGCGTCGGCCAACTGCGTCGTCGTCGCGGGGCGCCGTGGGGAGGTCGAACGCGTCGCCGCGTGCGTCGTCCCCGCGACCACGGCGGCGGACGTCAACACGCGCGTGCGCAAGCTCCTCGACGTCCGCAAGGCGTCGTTCCTGCCGATGGAGCGCGCCACCCGCGAGACCGGGATGGAGTACGGCGGCATCACCCCGCTCGGCCTGCCGGCGGGCTGGCGGGTGCTCGTGGACGAGCGGTTCCGCGCGCCGGGCTCCCTCGCGCTGATGGGTTCGGGCCTGCGCCGCTCGAAGGTGCTGATGCCGGGACCGCTGCTGTGCGAGCTGCCCGGGGTCGAGGTCGTCGCGGACCTCGGGGTCGTCAGGGGCTGATCAGCACTCGGCGCGGCCGCGGCGCCAGTAGCCCATGAAGGCCACGGACTTGCGGTCGACGCCGCGGTGCGTCACCAGGTGGCGGCGCAGCGTCTTGATGACGCCCGCCTCCCCCGCGAACCACGCGTACAGCGTCGTGTCCTGGACGAGCGGGCGGCCGTCGGCGTCCACCGGGACCTCCCACAGGACGTCGGTGTCGATGTCGACGTCGGCGAGCTCGCCGTCCAGGTCGACGCCGGCGGCCGTGATCGCGGGGGCCGGCACGCCGGGCACCTCGTCGACGGACGCGCGGACGCCGAGGGCCAGCATGCGGTCGGCGGCACCCTGGACGGCGGGCACGAGCAGGTCGCCGTGCTCGCGGTCCTCGCGGGCGAGCCAGGTGACACGGACGCCCGCGGGTGCGACGAGGGTCCAGCGGTCCTCGGCGTGCGGGACCTCGAGGAAGACCTCGCCCACGGCGTCGTCGGGCAGCGACTCGCAGATGGAGGCGATGGCCGGCACCGCCGTCTCGTCACCGGCGAGGAGCAACGCGTGGCTGGTGGCCGGCGGGTTGAACTCGAGCCCGCCGTGCGGGCCGTCGTGCGCGGCGTCGGGCCCGATGATCACGAGCGGCGAGCCGGGGCGGGCACCGTTGGCCCAGCGTGACGCGGGGCCGGTGTCGCCGTGCAGCACGATGTCGACGTCGACCTCGCGCAGGTCCGGCCGCACCGCGCGCACCGTGTAGGTGCGCAGCGGGTTGCGACGCTCCTCGGGCAGCTCGCGCCACGTCGTGAACCAGTCGGGGTTCTGGCGGTCGAGGTACTCCCAGCCGCCGCAGGGGGCGGGCAGGAGGAACTTGATGCGCTGGTCGCGGCCGTTGTCGGCGAACCGGTCGAGGTCCTGGCCGGTGAACGTGATCCGGACGAAGGACGGGCAGAGCCGGGTGACCCGCGAGACCTCGACGTCGAACATCTTGTAGGGCGTCGTCACGCTCGTGGTCTCAGCGGTGGCCGTCTGCGTCATGCAGGCAAGCCTAACCTCGCCAGGAGGGTGGTTGGCAACCACCGTGACCCACGCCACACCGGTCACCTGGGAACACGTCCCACCGGGGCACGGTTGACGCGGGCATGCCCACGGTTCACGTCGACATCTGGTCGGACATCGCCTGCCCCTTCTGCTACGTCGGCAAGCGGAACTTCGAGTCCGCCGTCGCCGCGAGCGACGTCGACGTCGAGGTGACGTACCGCTCGTTCCAGCTCTCCCCCGACATGCCCACCGACGTCTCCGGCACCCACGCCGAGATGCTCGCCGCGAAGATGGGCGTCGACGTCGACACCGCCCGCGGCATGGAGGCCCGCACCACGGGCCTCGCCCGCGAGGTCGGGCTCGACTTCGACTACGAGGCGCTGCACCCGGCCAACACCCTGCTCGCCCACCGGCTGCTGCACCTGGCCAAGGCCCACGGCCTCCAGGGCGAGATGAAGGAGCGGCTGCTGGCCGCCTACTTCACACAGGGCCGCCACGTCGGTCGCCTCGACGAGCTCGTCGACCTCGCGGCCGAGGTCGGGCTCGACGCCACCGAGGTCCGCGCCGCGCTGACCGGCGACGACTACACCGCCGACGTCGAGCAGGACGTCGCGCAGGCCGCCGCCTACGGGATCCGCGGCGTGCCGTTCTTCGTGCTCGACGGCCGGCTCGCCGTGTCCGGCGCGCAGCCTCCCGAGGTGTTCGCGAGCGCGCTGCGCCAGGCCACGGAGCAGGTCGCGTGACCGGGACCGTCCCCACGACCGACGGCCTCGACCCGGCCCCGGCGGCAGCACCCACCGCCGCAGCCTCGCCGTTCGTCGTCGTCGGCGGCGACGCGGCGCTCTGCGAGGGCGACGTGTGCGCCGTCCCGACCGCACCGGACGCGCCCGGCGGCGTCCTCCCGCTGGCGGCTCCCCCGGCCACCTGATCTGATCGGAGCACCACGACCGACAGGGGTGCGCGATGGGGATCGTCACACGCGGGTTCGGCGGGCGCCGCGAGGTCGACCCGGACGTCCCACCGGGGCAGTACGTCACGGACGACTTCCCGGTGCTGTCCACGGGGCCGACGCCGAACGTCGACGAGGACCGCTGGTCGCTGGAGGTCCGGACCGAGACCGGTGAGACACGGCGCTGGGACTGGTCGGCCCTGCTCGCGCTGCCGGCCGAGGACGTCACCACCGACATCCACTGCGTGACGCACTGGTCGAAGCTCGGCACCACCTGGCGCGGCGTCTCCGTGGACACGCTGCTGGCCGACGTCGAGACCTCCGCGGACTTCGTCATGGCGCACTCCTTCGGCGGGTACACCACCAACGTGCCGCTGGAGGACCTCACCGACGGCAGGGCGTGGATCGCCTACGAGTTCGAGGGGGAGCCCCTGGACCCGGTGCACGGCGGCCCGGCCCGGCTGCTGGTGCCGCACCTGTACTTCTGGAAGAGCGCGAAGTGGGTGCGCGAGCTGGAGCTCATGACGACCGAGGACCTCGGGTTCTGGGAGGTCAACGGGTACCACGCCTACGGCGACCCCTGGCTCGAGCAGCGGTACGCGTGACCCCCTGGCTCGCCGCGACGGTGGTCGGCACCCGGGCGCTCACCGCGGCGTCGCGCACGCTCGTCCTGGCCGTCCCCGGCTTCCAGGGTGCGCGGCCCGGCCAGCACGTCGACGTGCGGCTCACCGCTCCCGACGGCTACCAGGCGTCCCGGTCGTACTCGCTGGCCGCGACCGGCACCGACGAGCGGGTCGAGCTCGCCGTCGCCGCCGTGCCGGACGGCGAGGTGTCGCCCTACCTCGTCGAGGTCGCCCGTCCCGGCGACGTGATGGAGGTCCGCGGGCCGCTCGGCGGCTATTTCGTCTGGGACCCGGCGGATCCCTCCCCCGTGCTGCTCGTCGCCGGCGGGTCCGGCGTCGTGCCCCTGGTCGCGATGCTGCGCGCCCGTGCCGCTGCGGGGAGCGGCACGCCGTTCCTGCTCGTGCTGTCCGTGCGGACGCGCGCCGACGTGATGTTCGCCGACGAGCTGAGCGACCCCGGCGACGGGGTGACCGTGCGTCGCGTCGTCACCCGCGAGGCCGACGGCGACCGGCCGGCGGGCAGGCTCGGCGCTGCCGACCTCGACGCCACCGGCTTCGGTCCCGACGACGCACCGGCCGTGTTCGTCTGCGGCCCCACCGGGTTCGTCGAGCACGCCGCCACCATGCTCACCGGGCTCGGCCACCCGGCGGCGCGGGTGCGGACCGAACGCTTCGGAGGCACCTCATGACGCTCCCGCGACCCCTCCCTCTGGACGGCAACGCCGCCGCCGGTCCCCTCGCTGCCGTGCTCGCCGGCGACGCCACCACCGCCACCGCCCGCTGCGCCGGGTGCGGCGCCACCGCTGTGCTGGCCACCGCCGTCGTGTACCGCACCGCCATGGGCACCGTCGTGCGCTGCGCATCCTGCGAGCAGGTGCTCGCCGTCGTGGTCGAGCGCCCCGCCGGCGCGACCGTCTCCGTGCGCGGGTGCGCCTGGGTGCGCGTCGCGGGGTGATCGGGCGGCGGCGCCCACGGCCGCGGGTGCATGATCGTTCACCTCTCCGACGTGTGCACGTTCGGTGACATCGGCACGACGCCGGTCAGGCCGTACGCGTCGCCCAGAACGCCACGGCCGACGCGGCGGCCACGTTGAGGGAGTCCACCGCCCCGGCCATGGGGATCTTCACCACGACGTCCGCAGCCGCGACGGTGCGCGGCTTGAGGCCGTCGCCCTCGGCGCCGAGCACCAGCGCGAGCCGCTCGGGCGGGTCGGCGGCGAGGTCGTCGAGGCTGACCGCGTCGTCGCTCAGCGCGAGGGCCGCGACGGCGAACCCGAGACCGCGCAGCAGGTCCGCGCCACCGACGTGCCCGGCGTCCGAGGCGACCGGCCAGTCCGGGATCCGCGTCCACGGCACCTGGAACACCGTGCCCATCGAGACGCGCACCGACCGCCGGTAGAGCGGGTCCGCGCAGCGCGGCGTCACCAGCACCGCGTCGACGCCCAGCGCGGCGGCGCTGCGGAAGATGGCCCCGACGTTCGTGTGGTCGACGATGTCCTCCAGCACGGCGACGCGGCGCGCCCCGGCGCCGTCGCGAGCGGCACCCAGGAGCTCGGCGACGTCGGGCAGGACGGGGCGGTGCATGGCCGCGAGCGCCCCGCGGTGCAGGTGGAAGCCGGTGATCTGCTCCAGCACGGGCTCGTCGGCGACGTAGACGGGGGCCTCGGGGTGCTCGGCGAGCACGTCGGCCATCGACTCCAGCCAGCGGTCGGCCATGAGGAAGGACCGGGGCCGGTGCCCGGCGGCGAGGGCGCGGCGGATGACGTTGGACGACTCCGCCATGAACAGCCCCTCGGCGGGCTCGCGGACGGTGCGCAGTTTGACGTCGGTGAGGCCGGTGTAGTCGTGCAGGCGCGGGTCGGCGGGGTCGGTGACACGGACGAGGGCGGGATGGTTCACCCGGTGATTCTCCCAGGCGCACCGGGCACGCCGGGCGGTGCCGGGGTCAGGACGCCGGGACGAGCCGGGCGGTGAGCTCGCGCCACACCTGCGTGCCGACGCCGCCGGGGGCACGGTCGAACACGTGGTCGGCGGCAGGCACGAGGACGACGTCGTGGGTCACGCCGTGGGTGCGCAGCACGTCGCCGAGCTGCTGCGTCCCGGCGGCGGGCACGAGGTGGTCGGCGGCGCCGTGCACCATCAGGGTGGGCGGGGAGACGTCGGTGACGTGGACGGCGGGCCAGATGCTCGCGTACCGATCGGGCACCTCGTCGGGGGTGCCACCGGTGTACGTCTCGGCGTAGCGGCGGGCGTCGGCGCCGAGCAGCGGGTCGGGGTTGTCGTGGAACGCCACCGGCGAGGCGACGGGGTACAGGGCGCTGACGGCGGTGACGGGCGGGACGGGACCCTCGCAGGCGGGCGCCAGGGTGCCGGCGGCGCCGCGGTAGGCGACGTCGAGGGCGAGGTTGCCGCCGGCGGAGTCCCCGGCGAGGAGCACCCGGCCGGGGTCTCCCCCGTGGTCGGCGGCGTGCTGCCCGAGCCAGACGAGCGCGCAGGCGACCTGGGCCTCGGCGGTGTCCCAGCGGGGGGTGGTGGCGGTGGCGAGCGGGTAGTCGACGCTCGCCACCAGGTAGCCCTGGTCGGCGAACCAGGTGGCGTGCGCGGCGGTGCCCGCCTGTGCGCGGTGCCCGCCGGTCCAGCCGCCGCCGTGCACCAGCACCACGACCGGCGCGGCGGCGGCCGACGTGCCGGTCCCGCCGTCGGGCAGCCACAGCGACAGGCCGAGGGGGACGCCGTCCTGCTCGCCGTAGGTCACGTCGACGTCGTGGGCGCGGCGGTCCTGCGACACCCGGAACATCTCGGCGATGTCGACGGCGACCTCGTGCTCCTGCGCGACGCGCAGCTGCACGGTGACCACGACGACCGAGCACACGGCCGCGACCAGCCCGGCGCACACCACCACGACCCGCGCGACCGAACCGTGCCGCAGCAGCGCGACGGCTCCGAGCAGGGTGACGACCAGCCCTGCCACGGCGAGCCAGACCGCCCACGCGGACGCCTGCGCCCCGAGATGCCCGAGGCCCGGCACGCCGGGCAGCAGCGCACCGACGGCGACGAGGGCGAGCAGCACCGCGACGACGGCGAGCACGACGACCGTGACGCTGCGCCGACGCCCGTCACGTGGCCTCCGGTCGTGGTGGTCGTCGTCACGGGAGCCGGTCGTCGCGGCCCCCGACCCACCGGCGCGGACCGTCGGGGTCCGGCCGGTGGGCGGGGCGGCGTGGTGGGGCGGGTGCGCGCTCATCGCGGACACCCTCCCACGGACCGGCCCGCTCAGTCACCGTCCTCGTCGTCGTCCGTCAGGGGGGCGGCGAACTGGCTGGCGTACAGCCGGGCGTAGGCGCCGCCCGCCGCGAGGAGCGTCTCGTGGTCGCCCTGCTCGACGATGCGGCCGTGCTCCATGACGACGATGAGGTCGGCGTCGCGGATCGTGGAGAGCCGGTGCGCGATGACGAAGGACGTCCGTCCGACGCGCAACGCGTTCATCGCCTGCTGCACGAGCACCTCGGTGCGGGTGTCGACCGAGCTGGTGGCCTCGTCGAGGACGAGGATCTCCGGGTCGGCGAGGAACGCCCGCGCGATGGTGAGGAGCTGCTTCTCCCCCGCCGACAGCGCGGTGGCCTCGTCGTCGAGCACGGTGTCGTAGCCGTCGGGCAGGGTGCGCACGAACGGGTCGACGTGGGTGGCACGCGTCGCCGCGAGGAACTCCTCCTCGCCGACCTCGGCACCGTCGCGCACGCCGTACCGCAGGTTCTCCTCGATGGTGCCCTTGAACAGCCACGTGTCCTGCAGCACCATGCCGATGCGCGAGCGCAGGTCGTCGCGGGTGAGGGCCCGCGTGTCGACGCCGTCGAGGGTGATGCGCCCGCCGTCGACCTCGTAGAACCGCATGAGGAGGTTGACCAGGGTGGTCTTGCCGGCGCCGGTCGGGCCGACGATCGCGACGGTCCGACCGGGCTCCGCGACGAGGTCGAGGTGCTCGATGAGCGGCTCGTCGGGGACGTAGGAGAACGACACGTCCTCGAACGCGACCCGGCCCTGCACGGTGCCGAGCTGCTCGGGGTCGGCGGGGTCGGGGTCCTGCTCCGGGGCGTCGAGGAGCTCGAACACCCGCTCGGCCGACGCGACGCCGGACTGCAGGAGGTTCATCATCGACGCGATCTGCGTCAGCGGCTGCGTGAACTGGCGCGAGTACTGGATGAACGCCTGCACGTCGCCGATGGACAGCTGCCCCGACGCGACCCGCAGACCGCCGATGACCGCCACGAGCACGTAGTTGAGGTTCGCGAGGAACCCCATCGACGGCTGCATGGTGCCGGAGATGAACTGGGACTTGCGGGACGCCTCGTAGAGCGCGTCGTTCTCGGTCGCGAACTTCTCCGCGGCGGCGGCCTGGTGGCCGTACACCTTGACCAGGGCGTGCCCGGTGAACATCTCCTCCACGTGCGCGTTGAGCCTGCCTGTGGCTGCCCACTGGGCGACGAACTGCGGCTGCGAGCGCTTGGCGATCTGCATGGTGAGGATCACCGACAGCGGCACGGTGACGAGCGCGACGAGCGCCAGCACCCAGGAGATCCAGAACATCATCGCGAGCACGCCCACGACGGTGAGCAGCGAGGTCACGAGCTGCGCGAGCGTCTGCGTGGTCGTCTGGGCGACGTTGTCGATGTCGTTGGTGACGCGGGACAGGATCTCGCCGCGGGCCTGCTTGTCGACGTGGCTCAGCGGGATGCGGTGCAGCTTCGCCTCGACGTCGTCGCGCAGCCGCCGCATCGTGTTCTGCACGGCGACGGTCATGATGCGCGACTGGAGCCAGCCGAACAGGAACGCACCGACGTAGATCGCGAGCACCCACAGCAGGATCTCGCCCAGGCGGGAGAAGTCGACACCCTGGCCGGGCACCACCCCGTCCATCGACGCGAGCATGTCGGCCTGGGTGTCGTCGCCCGCGGCGCGCAGCCCGTCGACGACCTGCG contains:
- a CDS encoding ABC transporter ATP-binding protein; this encodes MGAAGAPVAKALDFKGSLRRFAVVMRPERARVVWLTLCGIVSVALTVVGPKILGDATDVIFAGVVGRGLPEGATMAQVVDGLRAAGDDTQADMLASMDGVVPGQGVDFSRLGEILLWVLAIYVGAFLFGWLQSRIMTVAVQNTMRRLRDDVEAKLHRIPLSHVDKQARGEILSRVTNDIDNVAQTTTQTLAQLVTSLLTVVGVLAMMFWISWVLALVALVTVPLSVILTMQIAKRSQPQFVAQWAATGRLNAHVEEMFTGHALVKVYGHQAAAAEKFATENDALYEASRKSQFISGTMQPSMGFLANLNYVLVAVIGGLRVASGQLSIGDVQAFIQYSRQFTQPLTQIASMMNLLQSGVASAERVFELLDAPEQDPDPADPEQLGTVQGRVAFEDVSFSYVPDEPLIEHLDLVAEPGRTVAIVGPTGAGKTTLVNLLMRFYEVDGGRITLDGVDTRALTRDDLRSRIGMVLQDTWLFKGTIEENLRYGVRDGAEVGEEEFLAATRATHVDPFVRTLPDGYDTVLDDEATALSAGEKQLLTIARAFLADPEILVLDEATSSVDTRTEVLVQQAMNALRVGRTSFVIAHRLSTIRDADLIVVMEHGRIVEQGDHETLLAAGGAYARLYASQFAAPLTDDDEDGD